The following coding sequences are from one Chloracidobacterium sp. window:
- a CDS encoding TolC family protein: MTFTRSKSIFLTLMLSSAMTAVAQTVPQDQQQIAQNTAAATTAKRTTSTPPPATNPFLTSMSRIGVQTSQPLTLSLDEAIKRALESNNDIEVSRTTVRIQETGIRAQLGIYDPVFTVNPNYSRNSTTGSAATNDFRVNANMNKFIRPGGGSYQVFFNNQRTENAFAQAQVSSGSVSGSSSSAIYSSNLGMTYTQPLLRNFNIDSKRQQIKIAKKRLEQNDSDFRLQAIRTISSVQQTYWDLVFALRNQQNVVANLNLAKENLRQIEAKIDAGAAAPLEKASVETELANREGDLLSATQQVSVAENALKQLMLRDTTAPEWSQTIVPTDKPVFSVDPANLDAAMKDAMENRFELKRLKLQNEINEVDIKYFRNQTRPQVDLNTTFSLDGLARGANNAASSTNLYTSFGDLRLFNAINQIRGLPLVNLPLILNDTIAIPASPSYLFGGFNRSLSNIFRTDAPNFSVGVTISFPFRNRTAKANLEGAKIEGEQIAAQTRAQEQAVIVEVRNAVQAVETARQRVLTARRARESAETLLDGERKLYDAGRSTTFLLFQRENSLANARNAEIRSETDYNKALSDLQRVTATSFRANNITLTSPVEIK, encoded by the coding sequence ATGACCTTTACGCGATCAAAATCGATATTCCTTACGCTGATGTTGTCGTCGGCGATGACCGCGGTTGCCCAAACAGTGCCGCAGGATCAGCAGCAGATAGCCCAGAATACTGCCGCCGCGACGACAGCCAAGCGAACCACGTCAACGCCGCCGCCGGCGACTAACCCGTTTCTGACCTCGATGTCGAGGATCGGTGTGCAGACGTCGCAGCCGTTGACCTTGTCGCTCGACGAAGCGATCAAACGGGCTCTCGAGAGCAATAACGACATCGAGGTATCGCGAACGACGGTCCGCATACAGGAAACCGGGATCAGGGCGCAGCTTGGTATATATGACCCCGTTTTTACGGTCAACCCTAATTATTCGCGTAATTCGACGACCGGATCAGCAGCGACCAATGATTTTCGCGTAAATGCGAATATGAACAAATTCATTCGTCCGGGCGGCGGTAGTTACCAGGTTTTTTTCAATAACCAACGCACGGAGAATGCTTTCGCTCAGGCGCAGGTCAGTTCGGGCAGCGTCTCGGGGTCGAGCAGCAGTGCGATATATTCGTCAAATCTCGGGATGACGTACACACAGCCGTTACTGCGAAATTTTAATATCGACAGCAAGCGTCAACAGATCAAGATCGCAAAAAAGCGGCTTGAACAGAACGATTCCGACTTTCGCCTGCAGGCGATCAGGACTATTTCATCAGTCCAGCAGACATATTGGGACCTGGTCTTCGCACTCCGCAATCAGCAGAATGTAGTCGCTAATCTAAATCTTGCAAAGGAAAATCTGCGGCAGATCGAGGCCAAGATCGACGCCGGTGCGGCCGCGCCGCTCGAAAAGGCGTCAGTCGAAACCGAGCTTGCCAATCGCGAAGGCGACCTGCTCTCTGCGACTCAACAGGTCTCGGTAGCCGAAAACGCGCTTAAACAGCTAATGCTGCGTGATACCACCGCTCCGGAGTGGTCGCAGACTATTGTCCCGACCGACAAACCCGTTTTCAGCGTTGATCCCGCAAATCTCGATGCGGCGATGAAGGACGCGATGGAGAATCGCTTTGAGCTCAAGCGTCTCAAGCTACAGAATGAGATAAACGAAGTCGATATCAAATATTTTCGCAACCAGACACGTCCGCAGGTCGATCTGAATACGACATTTTCGCTGGACGGACTGGCACGCGGTGCTAATAATGCCGCATCGTCCACCAATCTCTACACATCGTTCGGCGATCTCCGGCTATTTAACGCGATCAATCAGATCCGCGGACTGCCGCTAGTGAATCTGCCTTTGATATTGAACGACACTATCGCGATTCCGGCATCGCCGTCGTATCTCTTTGGCGGATTTAACCGCTCGTTATCAAACATCTTTCGCACCGACGCACCGAATTTCTCGGTCGGCGTGACGATCTCGTTCCCGTTCCGCAATCGTACCGCCAAGGCCAATCTCGAGGGCGCCAAGATAGAAGGCGAGCAGATCGCCGCCCAGACGCGCGCACAGGAGCAGGCGGTGATCGTCGAAGTGCGAAATGCGGTCCAGGCGGTCGAAACCGCGCGGCAACGCGTATTGACCGCACGAAGGGCACGTGAGAGTGCCGAAACTCTGCTTGACGGCGAACGCAAACTGTATGACGCGGGACGCTCGACCACGTTTCTACTGTTTCAGCGTGAAAACTCTCTGGCCAACGCCCGCAACGCGGAAATCCGTTCTGAAACTGACTATAACAAGGCACTCAGCGACCTTCAGAGAGTGACAGCGACGTCATTCAGAGCCAATAACATCACGCTCACCTCACCTGTCGAGATCAAATAA
- the gap gene encoding type I glyceraldehyde-3-phosphate dehydrogenase translates to MAIKIGINGFGRIGRAVMRTCLGNPEFDFVAVNDLTDTKTLAHLLKYDSIMGNLDHAISAGDGVINVEGDKFRVFSERDPAAIDWNSVGAEIVIESTGHFTKAEDASKHLGGSVKKVVISAPAKGEDVTIVLGVNEGMYDAANHHIISNASCTTNCLAPVAKVIHETFGIKNALMNTIHSYTNDQQLLDLPHKDLRRARAAALSMIPTSTGAAKAVALVIPELKGKFDGISVRVPTPNVSLVDVVMNVEKSTSTEEVNAVLKAAANGPLKGILAFSEEPLVSIDFKGNSNSSIVDAENTKVIDGTCIKVLSWYDNEWGYSCRVRDLVKFIAEKGI, encoded by the coding sequence ATGGCTATTAAAATTGGTATCAACGGTTTCGGACGCATCGGGCGTGCGGTTATGCGCACGTGTCTAGGCAATCCGGAATTTGATTTCGTTGCGGTCAATGATCTGACCGATACTAAAACACTCGCTCATCTGCTCAAGTATGATTCGATAATGGGCAATCTCGATCACGCGATCTCTGCCGGCGACGGCGTGATAAATGTCGAGGGCGACAAGTTTCGCGTATTTTCAGAACGCGATCCGGCGGCGATCGACTGGAATTCGGTCGGTGCTGAGATCGTTATCGAATCGACCGGACACTTTACCAAGGCCGAGGACGCGTCCAAGCATCTCGGCGGCAGTGTCAAGAAGGTCGTCATTTCGGCTCCGGCAAAGGGCGAAGATGTCACGATCGTGCTCGGCGTAAATGAGGGAATGTATGATGCGGCCAACCACCACATCATTTCCAACGCATCTTGCACGACCAACTGCCTCGCACCGGTCGCCAAGGTGATCCACGAGACATTCGGCATCAAGAATGCTTTGATGAATACCATCCACAGCTATACCAACGATCAGCAGTTGCTCGATCTGCCGCACAAGGACCTTCGCCGTGCCCGTGCTGCCGCTTTGTCGATGATCCCGACCTCGACCGGTGCCGCCAAGGCCGTCGCTCTGGTCATCCCGGAACTCAAGGGCAAATTTGACGGCATTTCCGTCCGCGTCCCGACGCCCAACGTCTCGCTCGTAGATGTCGTTATGAACGTCGAAAAGTCGACCTCGACCGAAGAAGTCAATGCCGTTCTCAAGGCGGCCGCAAATGGGCCGCTGAAGGGAATTCTGGCATTTTCTGAGGAGCCGCTCGTCTCGATCGACTTTAAGGGCAACTCGAACTCATCTATCGTAGATGCTGAGAACACAAAGGTTATCGACGGCACGTGCATCAAGGTACTGTCGTGGTATGACAACGAATGGGGTTACTCTTGCCGCGTTCGTGACCTGGTTAAATTCATTGCCGAAAAGGGCATATAA
- a CDS encoding phosphoglycerate kinase has protein sequence MLKRTIKDIDIHGKRVFIRVDFNVPIKNGEITDDTRILGALPTIKYAVEQGARVILASHLGRPLKDKKKAEEKGLPYDAAKYSLKPVFEYLSKIDGLNVAFADDCIGDSVAADVAGMNAGDVLLLENLRLHAEEEKNDADFAGQLASLCDVYVNDAFGTAHRAHASTEGITHFVDDCVAGLLMEKELNYLGKALHSPERPFVAILGGAKVSDKIPVIESLIKRKVDKLLIGGAMAYTFFKAAGYTVGKSLVEDDMMPKAKEIEQMAADAGVELLLPTDHQVVDSYDPLHSRRTIPIAFTNTGLVGLDIGVDTAALFTKALEGAKTIVWNGPMGMFEEKPFDEGTLAVANAVADATDQGAISIVGGGDSVAAINQAGLDSRISHISTGGGATLEFLAGDILPGVAALDDK, from the coding sequence ATGCTCAAACGAACTATTAAAGACATCGATATTCACGGCAAACGTGTATTTATCCGCGTAGATTTCAATGTACCCATTAAAAACGGCGAGATAACCGATGACACACGAATTCTCGGAGCCCTACCGACGATCAAATATGCCGTCGAACAAGGTGCTCGCGTCATTCTCGCATCGCACCTCGGCCGTCCACTTAAAGACAAAAAGAAAGCCGAAGAAAAAGGCCTGCCGTATGATGCGGCAAAATACAGTCTCAAACCGGTGTTCGAGTATCTGTCTAAGATAGATGGGTTAAATGTTGCATTTGCAGATGATTGCATCGGCGACTCGGTCGCTGCTGACGTTGCGGGAATGAATGCGGGCGACGTACTTTTACTGGAAAATCTCCGCCTTCACGCCGAAGAGGAAAAGAATGACGCCGATTTTGCCGGACAGCTCGCTTCGCTCTGTGACGTTTACGTCAACGATGCTTTCGGCACCGCTCACCGTGCCCACGCCTCGACCGAGGGCATCACGCACTTTGTGGACGATTGTGTCGCGGGCCTCTTGATGGAAAAAGAACTCAACTATCTCGGCAAGGCTCTTCACTCGCCCGAGCGCCCGTTTGTCGCGATCCTCGGCGGAGCCAAGGTGTCGGACAAGATACCCGTGATCGAATCGCTCATCAAACGCAAGGTGGACAAACTCCTAATCGGCGGTGCGATGGCTTACACGTTCTTTAAGGCGGCCGGCTATACGGTCGGAAAATCGCTGGTCGAGGACGATATGATGCCCAAGGCCAAAGAAATCGAACAAATGGCTGCCGACGCCGGCGTCGAACTCCTTTTGCCGACAGATCATCAGGTCGTCGACAGCTACGACCCGCTACATTCGCGCCGGACGATCCCGATCGCCTTCACCAATACGGGCCTGGTCGGCCTCGATATCGGCGTTGACACCGCCGCCCTGTTCACCAAAGCCCTCGAGGGAGCCAAGACCATCGTCTGGAACGGCCCGATGGGCATGTTTGAGGAAAAGCCATTTGACGAAGGGACGCTTGCCGTCGCTAACGCGGTGGCTGACGCTACCGATCAGGGTGCGATCTCGATCGTGGGCGGCGGTGATTCGGTCGCGGCGATCAATCAGGCCGGGCTCGATTCACGCATCAGCCACATCTCGACCGGAGGCGGAGCGACGTTAGAATTCCTTGCCGGAGATATCCTGCCGGGCGTCGCTGCGTTGGATGATAAATAG
- the terL gene encoding phage terminase large subunit, whose translation MLISSNTSRCFSVFLFFSGLSVSAVETPPDALGRSPGEALWPERFSAEYFERLRERVGELSFASLYQQRPVPAEGDVFKREWFRNIVDQAPAGLKWKRGYDLAISTKRTADYTASFRIAFDAEGYLYIDGGYRRRIGFPEQTRYISECIRKEQNTEHGIESALHGRAFMQVLRRDARLNGRSFRGVDARGDKLERAGSWISLADQGRIRLVRGHWIRAFVEELCAFPHGKHDDQVDAVSIAMSLHENPSGKLFFYSPNNPNGEIRRA comes from the coding sequence TTGCTCATCTCATCTAATACTTCCCGCTGCTTCTCCGTCTTCCTCTTCTTCTCTGGCCTCAGCGTCTCCGCGGTAGAAACACCTCCCGACGCTCTCGGACGAAGCCCCGGCGAGGCTCTCTGGCCGGAGCGTTTCTCCGCGGAGTACTTTGAGCGTCTGCGCGAACGGGTCGGCGAACTCTCATTTGCCTCGCTCTATCAGCAAAGGCCTGTACCGGCCGAGGGCGACGTCTTCAAACGCGAGTGGTTTCGGAACATTGTCGATCAGGCACCGGCCGGCCTCAAATGGAAACGCGGCTACGATCTGGCCATTTCCACCAAACGCACTGCCGACTACACGGCATCGTTCCGCATCGCCTTTGACGCAGAGGGCTATCTCTACATCGACGGCGGATACCGACGACGCATAGGCTTTCCGGAGCAAACGCGTTATATCTCCGAATGTATACGCAAGGAGCAAAACACCGAACACGGCATCGAAAGTGCCCTCCACGGCCGTGCCTTTATGCAGGTGCTCCGCCGCGACGCACGCCTCAACGGACGCTCATTTCGCGGCGTCGATGCCCGCGGCGATAAACTCGAAAGGGCCGGCTCCTGGATCAGCCTCGCCGACCAAGGACGCATCCGCCTCGTCCGCGGCCACTGGATCCGTGCCTTTGTCGAAGAACTCTGTGCCTTTCCGCACGGCAAGCACGACGACCAGGTCGATGCCGTCTCAATAGCGATGTCGCTCCACGAAAACCCCTCGGGTAAACTCTTCTTCTATTCACCAAACAATCCAAACGGTGAAATAAGACGGGCTTAA
- a CDS encoding YitT family protein has product MKNFLLEAKNFVLIILGIFSAALGLKGFLLSSRFIDGGVTGISMLMSDVTGFQLAPLLLVINLPFIAIGYRQIGRKFAIKSSLAIFGLAIVLLFVNFPDITQDKLLTAVFGGLFIGAGIGLAIRGGAVLDGTEIAALLVSRKSHLLNVGDVILILNVFIFTAAAFILSVESAMYSILTYVAASKTIDFLIHGVEEYTAITIVSSRTHDIKHAIMSRLNRGVTVFIGRGGMGSTGFTDSDQEILYCVVTRLEIGSVKNLVDDLDPAAFMTTHGLSDVHGGLIKRPVLH; this is encoded by the coding sequence ATGAAGAACTTCCTACTCGAAGCCAAAAATTTTGTGCTTATCATCCTGGGCATCTTCTCAGCGGCCCTTGGTCTAAAGGGATTCCTGCTCTCAAGCCGCTTTATCGACGGCGGAGTGACCGGTATTTCGATGCTTATGTCCGACGTGACCGGTTTTCAGCTCGCACCGCTCCTGTTGGTCATTAATCTCCCGTTCATTGCGATCGGGTATCGGCAGATCGGCCGAAAGTTTGCCATCAAAAGCTCGTTGGCGATCTTTGGCCTCGCGATCGTGTTGCTGTTTGTAAACTTTCCCGATATAACGCAGGACAAATTGCTGACCGCTGTCTTTGGCGGACTATTCATCGGTGCCGGAATCGGCCTTGCGATCCGCGGCGGAGCCGTACTCGACGGCACCGAGATAGCGGCGTTACTCGTCAGTCGCAAGAGCCATCTGCTCAATGTCGGCGACGTTATCCTTATATTAAATGTTTTTATCTTTACGGCGGCCGCGTTCATTCTGAGCGTCGAGTCGGCGATGTATTCGATCCTGACCTACGTCGCAGCATCGAAAACGATCGATTTCCTCATTCACGGCGTCGAGGAATATACGGCGATCACGATCGTCTCCTCACGGACACACGACATCAAGCACGCGATAATGAGTCGGCTAAATCGCGGCGTGACCGTATTCATCGGTCGCGGCGGAATGGGCAGTACCGGGTTTACTGATAGCGATCAGGAAATACTCTATTGTGTTGTGACACGGCTTGAGATCGGCAGCGTCAAGAATCTGGTCGACGACCTCGACCCTGCCGCATTTATGACCACACACGGACTGTCGGACGTCCACGGAGGCTTGATCAAGCGCCCGGTTTTGCATTGA
- a CDS encoding NAD(P)/FAD-dependent oxidoreductase, with translation MTTDRKQYDVAIAGAGPAGSSLAIRLANAGLSVILTEQKAFPREKLCGEFISPECQIHFNELGVLPDIKAAGGTELKETVFFAQSGKGVAVESAWFGVPDSLALGLSRAEMDLILFSRAKAVGVDVRGETSVSGLDVEDGRVVGVTLRDKSGIESDIKANLTIDATGRTRSLARRLDQRNVTKTAAELVAFKTHLSDARLLPATCEIYVYRGGYGGCNRVENDLYNLCFIASAADARRLGSDPERVMREVVCSNKRAAIALSHAKVVKPWHAVPIERFGRGELVPASGLISVGDAAAFIDPFTGSGMLLAMESARIAAGVISNYIVKDLDLSVLEADYRSAYAAAFNTRLRICSILRHAAFLPFLAESLIAALSFSSKMTQGLARATRSGA, from the coding sequence ATGACAACCGACAGAAAACAATATGATGTCGCTATCGCCGGTGCCGGGCCGGCGGGATCGAGTTTGGCGATCCGTCTGGCAAACGCCGGATTGAGTGTGATCTTGACCGAGCAAAAAGCGTTTCCGCGTGAAAAGCTCTGCGGCGAATTTATCTCGCCCGAATGCCAGATCCATTTTAACGAGCTCGGCGTTTTGCCCGACATCAAAGCCGCCGGCGGGACGGAATTGAAGGAAACCGTCTTTTTCGCACAAAGCGGCAAGGGCGTCGCGGTCGAAAGTGCTTGGTTCGGTGTGCCCGATTCCCTCGCCCTGGGCCTGAGCCGAGCGGAAATGGATCTCATTTTGTTTAGCCGTGCTAAGGCAGTCGGTGTGGACGTACGAGGCGAAACATCGGTCTCTGGACTTGATGTCGAGGATGGGCGTGTCGTTGGCGTCACGCTTCGCGACAAAAGCGGTATTGAATCCGACATCAAGGCCAATTTGACGATCGACGCTACCGGACGCACGCGAAGTCTCGCACGCAGACTAGACCAGCGAAACGTCACAAAAACGGCCGCTGAGCTAGTTGCATTCAAAACACATCTGAGCGATGCACGATTGTTGCCAGCGACCTGCGAGATCTACGTCTATCGCGGCGGCTACGGCGGTTGTAACCGTGTTGAGAACGATCTCTATAATCTTTGCTTCATCGCATCGGCGGCAGATGCCCGCCGGCTTGGCAGCGACCCTGAACGCGTTATGCGTGAGGTTGTGTGTTCCAACAAACGGGCGGCGATCGCATTGTCGCACGCTAAGGTGGTCAAGCCCTGGCACGCGGTGCCGATCGAGCGATTTGGACGCGGCGAACTAGTCCCCGCATCCGGATTGATCTCCGTTGGCGACGCGGCCGCATTCATTGATCCATTTACCGGTAGCGGTATGCTCCTTGCGATGGAGAGTGCCAGGATCGCCGCCGGGGTAATATCAAATTATATTGTCAAAGATCTCGATCTATCAGTACTTGAGGCGGACTATCGCTCAGCGTACGCTGCCGCATTTAATACCCGGCTACGTATATGTTCGATATTGCGACACGCCGCATTTTTGCCGTTTTTGGCCGAATCGTTGATCGCGGCCCTTAGCTTTAGTTCAAAGATGACACAAGGGTTAGCAAGGGCGACTCGATCAGGTGCCTAA
- a CDS encoding methyltransferase domain-containing protein → MFSRFKHRSYELERLDTGDYTPEEYARWHVEMKYIHRAFGEMRAIRRSLMRDIRSGGGERVSVLDVGAGSGELLRAVHKWLRSRPSYLVGAELNAKAARAIYRGSQRGEIDALQCNALHLPFDDGAFDYVICSLFLHHLTDNDAVKLLREMSRVAAKRIFIIDLHRSPIAYYFYRATSRLTLQQFTREDGALSILRSFKPTELRQLAENAGLTDIGVKRSAAYRLVLSGK, encoded by the coding sequence ATGTTCAGCCGATTCAAACATCGAAGCTATGAGCTCGAACGCCTCGACACCGGCGACTACACGCCCGAGGAATACGCCAGATGGCACGTTGAGATGAAGTACATTCATCGTGCGTTCGGCGAAATGCGGGCGATTCGCCGATCTTTGATGCGTGACATTCGCTCCGGCGGCGGCGAACGCGTGTCTGTGCTCGACGTCGGTGCCGGTTCGGGCGAACTGCTTCGAGCCGTACATAAATGGCTCAGGTCGAGGCCGTCGTATCTGGTCGGTGCCGAACTCAATGCCAAGGCCGCGAGGGCGATCTATCGCGGTTCCCAAAGGGGCGAGATCGATGCCCTCCAATGCAATGCTCTGCATCTGCCGTTCGATGATGGCGCGTTTGACTACGTTATTTGCTCGCTATTTCTGCACCATTTGACCGACAACGACGCTGTCAAACTCTTGCGAGAAATGAGCCGTGTTGCCGCAAAACGGATCTTTATCATCGACCTGCACCGAAGCCCGATCGCATATTATTTCTACCGTGCGACGAGTCGCCTTACGCTCCAGCAATTTACTCGTGAGGATGGTGCCCTTTCCATCTTGCGGAGTTTTAAGCCGACAGAATTACGGCAGTTGGCCGAGAATGCCGGGTTGACCGATATTGGCGTCAAGCGTTCGGCGGCTTACCGTCTGGTGCTTTCCGGTAAATAG